The DNA region GAGTCTGGCTTGTGACTGATCCCAACTTGCCTTCCATAATACGTTGGTATTCCTTGCTGTTTCGGCGGTATGTTGGGCTTcgggttggtgttgctcttggtgttgctcttggtgttgctcttggtgttggccttGTATTGGGATCTGGccctgttgctggtgctgactTTCTTGTAGATGCTGGCTTTGCTGTTGAGCAGCGATCATGCCGCTTTCTTTCAGAGGTTCCATCGCCCCGACACTTCCGAAGAAGATGGCATCATTTACCAAGTTCGGGTAGAGGAATCCAACCCAGCTCATGCTAAAAACCTGCTTGAATCCGCGATCCAGGATGAGGTACAGCATCGAGACATCGATGAGTTTGGCCATGGCTAACCGTAGATTTCTCATCAACACATTTGTGCCCTGCTCATACATCATGCTAAGAGCCCATCCGAGTGGGTTGTATAGGTTGAAAAGCTCTGGGTTGGGCTCTTGAAGACTGTTGGGAGAGCGCtcttggaggatgggaaggtaTTCTCCGATGATTGCAGTAGCCTCGTTAAGACGAGCCACGGCGAAATCCATCATGGCGGTGTATTCGATGGAAGCACCGGCGATGTAGAGAAAGGTGTTGAATCGGAGCGGCTCGCCATAAAGTGGAGCGTTTCTGTCGTAGTAGGCATCTGGGTAGCTCTTGAGATACATGAATTGCAGCGCGTAGCCTAGTTGCATGGCATCATGGCCGTCAAGCTCAAAGCGAATGTATCCAGCCTAGCACATATGTCAGGGCACTAGATCACGTTGAGGGGATCTGGAATACCTACTGGATctttgggagggaggcgctCTCTCATGAACTCGGATTCTCGAGACAAGATGTCATGATGTACCTGCCAAGACTTGTCTTTACATACCACTAATACGTCCCATTCATATTGAGTATCCCAGAGTCTATTAAACCATTAGATAACATGTTCTTGTTCACAGAAACCTACCAACTTACGAATATTCTCCCTTATCGTGAGCGGCAATCACCGTGGCAGTGCGCTCTGCCCTTTGCTTGATAAAGTCAAGTTGTGCGGCATCAACCGCTGGCGCTTCGCTGGTCACATTCTCAGGCTCTTCTCTGATGGGTGAAGGTATGTCGGGGGCCGAGAAGCGACGGGCTCTCTGACGAGCAATTACCATGTCTGATTCAGAGGTGCTGGGCTTCTTAGTGGGTGAATCACAGACTCCAGCGCTGTTGTGGCGTTTCCTATCCGCTGGTTTCGTTGCTGAAGTTGAAGACGAATTCCTCTTGTGGTGGCCCTTATGCCTAGATTTCGATTTGGGAGTCGTCTTGTCTGTCACTGGCAaagctggcggcggcggttgtgAGCTCAGGGAACCCTGGTGCAAGGTTTTCTCCCTGGAACCTGGTTGAGACCCGGGTGTTTTCGCCTTTGCGTCGCTCGAGTTTCTCCAGTTGCTCGACTGCGAAGATTTTGAGGGCATTTTTGCAGTGGGCTCATGGGCAATCGAGGGATATTCCGTGTCTGCTGGCTTGGTTGTGCTGGTTTTGGGTGCCTTGGTGAGAACTTGGACTTTCTTGCCAGAGGCGACTTGGGCATAACTTTGAGTTCTGGTGACAGTGGGGGCGCTTTTTGCTTTATGTTTTTCGGGTGACTGAGGTTTTGGCTGAGGTGGATTCCGTGGCGGTTCGCGAGCCGGCTTTTTCAACTGAGGAAACTCAGCGGAGGAGTTGTCTTTGGTATCCTTGACCTGGCGGTTCGGGCCGGGCCCTGGTACAGTGTTCCTGTCTCGACCTGGCTTgtggttttgtttgtgtttttgaAGCTGGTCTTGAGCACGCATCGCACCCTCAGGGCACtccttttctccttctttggTGGTCGTTGGGGGCTCCTTGGTATCCTTGGTGGCTGGCTTAGACTTTGAAGCGAGGACTTTGCGATTCTTAATCGTGTCTCCTTTCAAAATTCTAGCATAGGAGAGCGAGGGTTGCCTCGCTGGAGGGTCTCGGGAATTCATGGCAAGTGCCGGCGGCTATGCTGTATCCGGTGCCAATGCGGCTCAAGGTGGATGTGATGagcgggtggtgatgtcaagGTCGCATGCGAAGCATCAACATGGTCGGGGCAGATCGCTGCAGGAAGGAAACAAAATAAAACCTGCCCAAAAACTTGATCCAAGTTGGACGATTGTTCGCTTTTGAGGCAGATGGGTGTGAAATATGAAATGTGCGTGTGCTGTGCGGGCTGTTAGCAAGTTGACGAGCTTGAGGAAGTCAATCGCAGTTGTGCAGAAAAAGGTAACTTGGTTGGTCTTTGACTGAGAGATCAATTGATCAAGAAAGAACCGTGGATGTCACGCCGTGGTTTTGTGGTGTGCGGTCGTCGCAAACATCGGCCTCCTGTTGAAattttggtgttgtttgttgacGGCGATGCTCCACGGCCAGCTTCCCTCTCCAGACTTTTTGCACTTTTTGCGCAATTTTTCCGTTTTTCGCGGCTCTGAGCAACCCGGTCGGTCGCCAAAATAGAGACGAAATGCTCAGAACACGCAAATTGGCCGCTCAATGGTAGAACTGGAACTCAATCAAAGAAAAAGGCTGTTGCGCTGGTCGGTTTTCGTAGATTAATATGTGTTGCTCTCGTGGCTTTGGAGTGCATGATGGGTGCATCGGCCCTCAATTCACCTTCACTGTTGGGATTCACACAAGCATCATTTCATCCTATCTcggctggctgctggctgcttgcTCCGTGCAGCAGCGGGCAACGGGCCGTTCCTGCTTTGTATTTCACTAGATCACTGACAGAGGGGGAAGGCACGATCAAGCCCGGGCTAAGGCAGGCAGGCTATTTTGGGGCAGACATCCCATCCCTTTTGATTAAAGTACCTTGATTCTTGGGACACCTAATGGAACCTGATAAACACCCTTGACTCCATTCCTAACCTGGCGCAATGCAATGCTCGCTTAAAGCCACTTGTACAACCGTCCTGTTCTGCAACACAGTCATGACACCACGACTCGTCTCATTCACCGTGGACATGTGCCCCTCTCTGAACGAGGTGCCAGATGCTAGTTCCAAATGCCAATGTCAGCCTTCTCCTGACTAATATATGCCACAACCCCTCCTACTTGGTGCCATTGCTTTCGGTTTGCCGTATGTCGAGGATGGATATTCTTTCGCGTGCTGTGTCATTCAGATCCTAGGACTTGATCATGAAGATCTGGGGGATGTCAGCACTGAGAAGAAACAATAGAATCCCAACGGTAGCTTACCTGATTGAGCGCCGCACTATCTGCAAaggccatcttcttctgggcAATAAACCGTGACCTTGCCAGGTAGCGGGTATTCGTAGTCACAGGCGTCGAGTAACCGCTCCCAGTTGGCGTTGACGCATCACTTTCAACTGCCGGGGTGACACTCTCCTCTTTTttgcgcttcttctccttggaaCTGCTTGCGCCAGCCTCTGAACCTGATTCTGACATTGGCTtgtccttctttttcttgtctttcttgtccttcttctctttcttttctttcttctccttcctttccttcgtcttctccttctttgcTTTCTTAACATTCTCAGCCGATGTGTCtacctcctcttctggaGACTCGctcttctgcttctcccGCTTGCTCGACTTCTCCGACTTGGTTGGCTCTGTGTTGCTTTCCGCCGAGTCCACCTTGCGCTTCTTCGACTttttgtccttcttcttctccttcgaGCCGGCACTGTCTGTTTCAACATCAGATTCtgttttcctcttcttggacttcttctccttcttgcgcGCCTTCTCGTCGTCCTTTTCTGTGTCCTCGTCGGCCTTGCGCTTTTTTGATGGGAGATCTGAAGGCTCCGAGGCTTCTGTCTCGGCGCTCTCTTCTGTGGACTCCTCGGAA from Podospora pseudoanserina strain CBS 124.78 chromosome 1, whole genome shotgun sequence includes:
- a CDS encoding hypothetical protein (EggNog:ENOG503Q03N), encoding MNSRDPPARQPSLSYARILKGDTIKNRKVLASKSKPATKDTKEPPTTTKEGEKECPEGAMRAQDQLQKHKQNHKPGRDRNTVPGPGPNRQVKDTKDNSSAEFPQLKKPAREPPRNPPQPKPQSPEKHKAKSAPTVTRTQSYAQVASGKKVQVLTKAPKTSTTKPADTEYPSIAHEPTAKMPSKSSQSSNWRNSSDAKAKTPGSQPGSREKTLHQGSLSSQPPPPALPVTDKTTPKSKSRHKGHHKRNSSSTSATKPADRKRHNSAGVCDSPTKKPSTSESDMVIARQRARRFSAPDIPSPIREEPENVTSEAPAVDAAQLDFIKQRAERTATVIAAHDKGEYSLWDTQYEWDVLVVCKDKSWQVHHDILSRESEFMRERLPPKDPAGYIRFELDGHDAMQLGYALQFMYLKSYPDAYYDRNAPLYGEPLRFNTFLYIAGASIEYTAMMDFAVARLNEATAIIGEYLPILQERSPNSLQEPNPELFNLYNPLGWALSMMYEQGTNVLMRNLRLAMAKLIDVSMLYLILDRGFKQVFSMSWVGFLYPNLVNDAIFFGSVGAMEPLKESGMIAAQQQSQHLQESQHQQQGQIPIQGQHQEQHQEQHQEQHQPEAQHTAETARNTNVLWKASWDQSQARLKAQLPQKQESVQPPVETPAPISQPASAPASRLPNDGVWGNDIWERIDRTHVNGIGPGRRGRDREFGGARCARDGRMGGSKYFYPRGCSRARADNDWRCPWNRDWRKRDEPEEYHQPEEVEDEDGNLWIIGNPGPTPAPQKQPEQPEQVSQPDQREQSEKPHEDLEEERRERPHSVSDDLVNPWDEDTWRPATKEQRKAGGSEESGPDDDDDERSTITAFTPVTSMAGDDVMSGSTMIPVVFEDDADEAGGEERTGNDLVVTAIASKEGGQDGGDLTPTPSAIH
- the PXR1 gene encoding telomerase inhibitor (EggNog:ENOG503P256; COG:A), giving the protein MGLAGAKNKRRLGNDPNNNRWMRNTESFGQKMLRSQGWEPGQYLGAKDAAHAENYGAASASHIQVTLKDDTLGLGAKRNNGDECTGLFDFQHLLGRLNGKSEEALESELKKREDLKMNSYLERRLGTIRFVRGGWLVGDVLKEEPQEGADKGEVNGAQESSEESTEESAETEASEPSDLPSKKRKADEDTEKDDEKARKKEKKSKKRKTESDVETDSAGSKEKKKDKKSKKRKVDSAESNTEPTKSEKSSKREKQKSESPEEEVDTSAENVKKAKKEKTKERKEKKEKKEKKDKKDKKKKDKPMSESGSEAGASSSKEKKRKKEESVTPAVESDASTPTGSGYSTPVTTNTRYLARSRFIAQKKMAFADSAALNQIFMIKS